A single genomic interval of Mycobacteriales bacterium harbors:
- the tkt gene encoding transketolase yields the protein MATKSDKHETILPRDWDDIDRKAIDTIRLLAMDAVQKAGNGHPGTAMSLAPAAYLLFQKIMRHDPTDASWPGRDRFVLSCGHSSLTLYIQLYLSGYGLELDDLKSLRTWGSLTPGHPEHGHTVGVETTTGPLGQGVGNAVGMAMAARRERGLFDPDAAPGESPFDHHIYCIASDGDLEEGVSGEASSLAGHQQLGNLTLLYDDNHISIEDDTNIAFSEDVLRRYAAYGWHTQHVDFLLDDGAYVENIAALERAYAAARRETSRPSIIKLRTIIAWPAPNKQNTGKAHGSALGADEVAATKKVMGYDPQKSFDVDPEVLTHARKVVDRGRAAHADWQPKFDEWAKANPDRFALFDRMATRTLPEGWADLLPTFPPDDKGIATRKASNAVLDSLIPVPEIWGGSADLAESNNTTMKGEPSFVPSEHQTKEFPGGPYGRTLHFGIREHSMGSILNGIVLHGGTRPYGGTFLVFSDYMRPAVRLAALMQLPVTYVWTHDSIGLGEDGPTHQPVEQLAALRAIPGLDVVRPGDANETSVAWRTVLEHTDRPAGLCLTRQNIPVFDREAYASAEGTAKGGYVLAEAGHGTAQVILIATGSEVGLAVEARKRLEADGVATRVVSMPCVEWFREQPPAYQQQVLPPAVKARVSIEAAVAQGWRDFVGDAGEIVSLEHYGASAAYTALFEQFGFTPDRVVAAAHASLEKVGAITGTTTGT from the coding sequence GTGGCCACGAAATCCGACAAGCACGAGACCATCCTTCCCCGCGACTGGGACGACATCGACCGCAAGGCCATCGACACGATCCGGCTCCTCGCGATGGATGCCGTGCAGAAGGCCGGCAACGGCCATCCCGGCACCGCGATGAGCCTGGCGCCCGCGGCATACCTGCTGTTCCAGAAGATCATGCGCCACGATCCGACCGACGCGTCGTGGCCCGGCCGGGACCGGTTCGTGCTGTCGTGCGGGCACTCGAGCCTGACGCTGTACATCCAGCTCTACCTCTCCGGCTACGGGCTCGAGCTCGACGACCTCAAGTCTCTGCGCACCTGGGGGTCGTTGACGCCGGGGCACCCCGAGCACGGCCACACGGTGGGCGTCGAGACCACGACCGGACCGCTCGGCCAGGGTGTGGGCAACGCCGTGGGCATGGCGATGGCCGCCCGGCGTGAGCGCGGGCTGTTCGACCCGGACGCCGCGCCCGGCGAGAGCCCGTTCGACCACCACATCTACTGCATCGCCTCCGACGGCGACCTCGAGGAGGGCGTGTCCGGAGAGGCCAGCTCGCTCGCCGGCCACCAGCAGCTCGGCAACCTGACGTTGCTCTATGACGACAACCACATTTCGATCGAGGACGACACCAACATCGCGTTCAGCGAGGACGTCCTGCGTCGTTACGCTGCTTACGGCTGGCACACCCAGCACGTCGACTTCCTGCTCGACGACGGCGCCTACGTGGAGAACATCGCGGCGCTCGAACGCGCCTACGCCGCCGCCCGGCGCGAGACCAGCCGCCCGTCGATCATCAAGCTCCGGACCATCATCGCCTGGCCGGCACCCAACAAGCAGAACACCGGGAAGGCGCACGGATCGGCACTCGGCGCCGACGAGGTGGCCGCCACCAAGAAGGTCATGGGCTACGACCCGCAGAAGTCCTTCGACGTCGACCCGGAGGTGCTGACCCACGCCCGCAAAGTCGTCGACCGCGGGCGGGCGGCGCACGCCGACTGGCAGCCGAAGTTCGACGAGTGGGCCAAGGCCAACCCCGACCGCTTCGCGCTCTTCGATCGGATGGCCACCCGGACGCTGCCGGAGGGCTGGGCCGACCTGCTGCCCACCTTCCCGCCCGACGACAAGGGGATCGCCACCCGCAAGGCGTCCAACGCGGTCCTCGACTCCCTCATCCCGGTGCCCGAGATCTGGGGCGGCTCGGCGGATCTCGCCGAGTCCAACAACACCACGATGAAGGGCGAGCCGTCGTTCGTCCCGTCCGAACACCAGACCAAGGAGTTCCCGGGCGGTCCTTACGGCCGCACGCTGCACTTCGGCATCCGCGAGCACTCCATGGGCTCCATCCTCAACGGGATCGTGCTGCACGGAGGCACCCGGCCCTATGGCGGCACGTTCCTCGTCTTCAGTGACTACATGCGCCCGGCGGTGCGCCTCGCCGCGCTGATGCAGCTGCCGGTCACCTACGTCTGGACCCACGACTCGATCGGCCTCGGCGAGGACGGGCCGACGCACCAGCCGGTGGAGCAGCTGGCGGCGCTGCGGGCGATCCCCGGGCTGGACGTGGTCCGGCCGGGCGACGCGAACGAGACGAGCGTGGCCTGGCGGACCGTGCTCGAGCACACCGACCGGCCGGCCGGCCTGTGCCTGACCCGGCAGAACATCCCGGTCTTCGACCGCGAGGCCTACGCCTCCGCGGAGGGGACCGCGAAGGGCGGTTACGTACTCGCCGAGGCGGGGCACGGCACCGCGCAGGTGATCTTGATCGCCACCGGTTCCGAGGTCGGCCTCGCGGTCGAGGCGCGGAAGAGGCTCGAGGCAGACGGTGTTGCGACCCGTGTGGTCTCCATGCCGTGCGTCGAGTGGTTCCGTGAGCAGCCCCCGGCATATCAGCAGCAGGTGCTCCCACCCGCCGTCAAGGCTCGGGTGAGCATCGAGGCCGCCGTGGCGCAGGGGTGGCGGGACTTCGTCGGCGATGCCGGCGAGATCGTCAGCCTGGAGCATTACGGCGCCAGCGCGGCATATACGGCGTT
- a CDS encoding heme o synthase, producing the protein MTAYAGSLPPQRTVGSVLRAYLALTKPRIIELLLVTTVPTMMLAARGLPSWTTVGATLLGGALAAGSANALNCYIDRDIDQLMRRTERRPLARHLVPPRNALAFGVTLGVLATVWLALTTNVLSAALADAAILFYVFVYSLGLKRRTPQNIVWGGAAGCMPVLIGWSTVTGTVSWAAATLFLVIFFWTPPHFWALGMRFRDDYAAAGVPMLPVVASPEVVARRIVIYTWVLVVTSVVLWPLATSWIYGGSAIVLGVIFLWHAYQLRSQARAGGRITSLRLFRWSNTYLSLLFLALAVDALVLH; encoded by the coding sequence GTGACCGCCTATGCGGGGTCGTTGCCACCGCAGCGCACGGTCGGCTCGGTACTTCGGGCCTATCTGGCCCTGACCAAGCCGCGGATCATCGAACTGCTGCTGGTCACCACCGTCCCGACGATGATGCTCGCCGCCCGCGGGCTGCCGTCCTGGACGACCGTCGGTGCGACGCTGCTCGGTGGCGCGCTCGCCGCGGGCAGTGCCAACGCGCTCAACTGCTACATCGACCGCGACATCGACCAGCTGATGCGCCGTACCGAGCGTCGTCCGTTGGCCCGCCATCTCGTTCCGCCGCGCAACGCGCTTGCCTTCGGCGTGACGCTCGGCGTGCTCGCCACGGTGTGGCTCGCCCTGACGACCAACGTCCTGTCGGCGGCACTCGCCGACGCGGCGATCCTCTTCTACGTTTTCGTCTACTCGCTCGGCCTGAAGCGGCGTACGCCGCAGAACATCGTCTGGGGCGGGGCCGCCGGCTGCATGCCGGTGTTGATCGGCTGGTCGACGGTGACCGGCACGGTCTCGTGGGCGGCCGCGACGCTGTTTCTGGTGATCTTCTTCTGGACCCCGCCGCACTTCTGGGCGCTCGGCATGCGGTTCCGCGACGACTACGCTGCCGCCGGCGTCCCGATGCTGCCGGTCGTGGCCTCACCCGAGGTCGTCGCCCGGCGCATCGTCATCTACACCTGGGTGCTGGTGGTGACGTCGGTGGTGCTCTGGCCGCTCGCCACGTCCTGGATCTACGGCGGTTCCGCCATCGTGCTCGGCGTGATCTTCCTCTGGCATGCCTACCAGTTGCGCTCGCAGGCACGGGCCGGTGGGCGCATCACGTCGCTCCGGCTGTTCCGCTGGTCCAACACCTATCTGTCGCTGCTCTTCCTCGCCCTGGCCGTCGACGCTCTGGTGCTGCACTAG
- a CDS encoding TOMM precursor leader peptide-binding protein has product MSAETDPPSHHPVVDRAARDRMLAGPDLPAATADALRLLDQLLDGHRPGGDALGAALTGGLEPAAVAEAWGRLVAAGALREGPDATPIDPRWADYADQARTLAVLAYAERDAEASAWQRAGGELQKRLAAAAVVVAGAGSAWRRVAEDLEVAGVGTLSPVDDADLTVPERCDLVVHVSDDPRPDRRLQIGRSLTRAGVPAVFYHRDQGDIVVGPFVYPGQTACVECVELRRAAARSGWAPAGEPMPPPLLRFPVGTDLLALDVVKFLSEAALPATRGRVVRFDLRVGVPSVHPVLRLPRCPACGAGPAAPVRRLWSAADAGP; this is encoded by the coding sequence GTGAGCGCCGAGACGGATCCGCCGTCCCACCACCCGGTCGTCGACCGGGCCGCCCGCGACCGGATGCTGGCCGGGCCGGATCTGCCCGCGGCGACGGCGGATGCGCTCCGGCTCCTCGACCAGCTGCTCGACGGCCATCGGCCCGGCGGCGACGCGCTCGGGGCGGCGCTGACCGGCGGGCTCGAACCAGCGGCGGTGGCCGAGGCGTGGGGGCGGCTCGTCGCGGCCGGGGCGCTGCGCGAAGGCCCGGACGCGACCCCCATCGATCCGAGGTGGGCCGACTACGCCGACCAGGCGCGCACGCTGGCGGTCCTCGCCTACGCCGAACGGGACGCGGAGGCCAGTGCGTGGCAGCGCGCCGGCGGCGAGCTGCAGAAACGGCTGGCTGCCGCCGCCGTCGTCGTCGCCGGTGCCGGCAGCGCGTGGCGCCGGGTCGCCGAGGATCTCGAGGTGGCCGGGGTCGGCACGCTGTCCCCGGTCGACGACGCCGACCTGACGGTGCCCGAGCGGTGCGACCTCGTCGTCCACGTCAGCGACGATCCCCGCCCGGACCGTCGGTTGCAGATCGGCCGGTCGCTGACCCGGGCCGGCGTACCCGCGGTGTTCTATCACCGCGACCAGGGCGACATCGTGGTCGGTCCGTTCGTCTATCCGGGCCAGACGGCGTGCGTCGAGTGCGTCGAGTTGCGCCGCGCGGCGGCCCGCAGCGGGTGGGCGCCGGCCGGCGAGCCGATGCCGCCACCGTTGCTCCGGTTTCCGGTCGGCACGGATCTGCTCGCACTCGACGTGGTGAAGTTCCTCAGCGAGGCGGCGTTGCCCGCGACGAGGGGCCGGGTCGTGCGGTTCGACCTGCGGGTCGGCGTACCCAGCGTGCATCCCGTGCTCCGGCTGCCGCGGTGCCCGGCCTGCGGGGCCGGGCCGGCCGCGCCGGTACGTCGGCTGTGGTCCGCCGCCGACGCCGGGCCGTGA